In Sandaracinaceae bacterium, the following proteins share a genomic window:
- a CDS encoding alpha/beta fold hydrolase: MRRCLSPSGTDRMPLRSTPRHARRQVGLWLSLCALGAVGCGDDTLPPLPDRPSYVLTEAEGRPTYVYVPRDYDPSISYPLVVLLHGYGAGGGAQNLYFGLSNQTTALQFILLLPNGTRDEQGSTHWNSEADPDDVDDVAYLRRLIDEAKANFRIDAHRVYLFGHSNGGFMSYRMACDASDAITAIASLNGMPPEDPAACAPERAVSVLQIHGTADEDVLYDGRPTSDGSGYPSAPEAVARFAEAAGCDTERSEMGANLDLDEELPGDETTVLEYRRGCRRGLDAALWTIVDGEHLPARSDSFVPNVITWLVSHRL, translated from the coding sequence TGCCTCTCCGTTCGACGCCCCGCCACGCACGCCGCCAGGTGGGCCTGTGGCTATCGCTGTGCGCGCTCGGCGCCGTCGGCTGCGGCGACGACACGCTGCCTCCCCTGCCGGATCGTCCGTCGTACGTGCTCACCGAGGCGGAGGGCCGCCCAACCTACGTGTACGTGCCGAGGGACTACGATCCATCCATCTCGTACCCCCTCGTGGTGCTCCTGCATGGCTACGGCGCCGGCGGCGGCGCCCAGAACCTGTACTTCGGGCTGAGCAACCAGACCACGGCCCTGCAGTTCATCTTGTTGTTGCCCAACGGGACGCGCGACGAGCAGGGCAGCACGCACTGGAACTCCGAGGCGGACCCGGACGACGTGGACGACGTGGCCTACCTGCGACGGTTGATCGACGAGGCCAAGGCGAACTTCCGGATCGACGCCCACCGTGTGTATCTCTTCGGCCACAGCAACGGGGGCTTCATGAGCTACCGCATGGCGTGCGACGCTTCGGACGCCATCACCGCCATCGCGAGCCTGAACGGGATGCCTCCAGAGGACCCCGCGGCGTGCGCGCCCGAGCGCGCCGTGAGCGTGTTGCAGATCCACGGCACCGCCGACGAGGACGTGCTCTACGACGGTCGCCCGACGTCCGACGGAAGTGGCTACCCGAGCGCACCGGAGGCGGTCGCCCGCTTTGCCGAGGCTGCCGGGTGCGACACCGAGCGCTCGGAGATGGGCGCCAACCTGGACCTGGACGAGGAGCTCCCCGGGGACGAGACCACGGTGCTGGAGTATCGGCGCGGTTGCCGGCGCGGTCTCGACGCGGCCTTGTGGACCATCGTGGATGGTGAGCACCTACCGGCCCGGTCGGACTCGTTCGTGCCCAACGTGATCACGTGGCTGGTGAGTCACCGACTCTGA
- a CDS encoding nitroreductase yields MSMDFDEAVRARRSVRGFKPDPVPEEVIAACLELAQHTPSNCNVQPWRVYLASGAARDRVRSAMLEEFAAGRFEQMEHPIDTFPGDYRKRQVACAVEMYGKMGVGRDDMQGRLDAHARNFALFDAPHVAVVCMHRSFGLGVALDVGMWVQTFMLALTSRGVGSCPQAALRAYAGLLARELAIPDDELMLCGVSFGYEDESVPVNATRQPRDPVDVNVKRRA; encoded by the coding sequence ATGAGCATGGACTTCGACGAGGCGGTGAGGGCGCGGCGCAGCGTGCGGGGCTTCAAGCCGGACCCGGTCCCGGAGGAGGTCATCGCGGCGTGCCTCGAGCTGGCGCAGCACACACCCAGCAACTGCAACGTGCAGCCCTGGCGCGTGTACCTGGCCTCCGGCGCTGCCCGCGATCGCGTGCGGAGCGCCATGCTGGAGGAGTTCGCGGCGGGGCGCTTCGAGCAGATGGAGCACCCCATCGACACGTTCCCCGGCGACTACCGCAAGCGTCAGGTGGCGTGCGCCGTGGAGATGTACGGGAAGATGGGCGTCGGGCGCGACGACATGCAGGGGCGGTTGGACGCCCACGCGCGCAACTTCGCGCTGTTCGACGCGCCGCACGTCGCGGTGGTCTGCATGCACCGCTCGTTCGGGCTCGGCGTGGCGCTCGACGTGGGCATGTGGGTCCAGACCTTCATGCTGGCGCTCACGTCGCGTGGCGTCGGCTCATGCCCGCAGGCGGCGCTGCGGGCCTACGCGGGCTTGCTCGCGCGGGAGCTCGCCATCCCCGACGATGAGCTGATGCTGTGCGGTGTCTCCTTCGGCTACGAGGACGAGAGCGTGCCCGTGAACGCCACGCGCCAGCCACGTGACCCGGTGGACGTGAACGTCAAGCGGCGCGCGTAG
- a CDS encoding crotonase/enoyl-CoA hydratase family protein, which yields MTDFQRLTLSRQHDHVLLIGLNRAEKRNAFDLRMLNELGQAITLYEDDPALRCAVLYAAGDHFTAGLDLAEVGPAVEAGAALFPDGGVDPLGMRGRVRSKPLVMAVQGYCLTIGIELLLASDIRIAASDTRFGQIEINRGIFPFGGATLRLPQVAGWGNAMRWLLTGDMFDAQEALRIGLVQEVVPPGEQLAAATRTAKTIAMRAPLGVQATLESSRVMLHQGPDAAAELLLSQARKLMATEDAAEGLRSFVERREGIFKGK from the coding sequence GTGACAGATTTCCAACGCCTCACCCTCTCCCGTCAACACGATCACGTGCTCCTCATCGGCCTGAACCGCGCCGAGAAGCGCAACGCGTTCGACCTGCGCATGCTCAACGAGCTGGGCCAGGCCATCACGCTGTACGAAGACGACCCGGCGCTGCGCTGCGCGGTGCTGTATGCCGCCGGCGACCACTTCACGGCGGGCCTCGACCTGGCCGAGGTCGGTCCCGCGGTGGAGGCGGGCGCGGCCCTCTTCCCCGACGGCGGCGTGGACCCCCTCGGGATGCGCGGGCGGGTGCGTAGCAAGCCGCTGGTGATGGCCGTGCAGGGCTACTGCCTGACCATCGGCATCGAGCTGCTGTTGGCCAGCGACATCCGCATCGCGGCATCGGACACGCGCTTCGGACAGATCGAGATCAACCGCGGCATCTTCCCCTTCGGGGGCGCGACGCTGCGCCTGCCGCAGGTCGCGGGCTGGGGCAACGCCATGCGCTGGCTGCTCACGGGCGACATGTTCGACGCCCAGGAGGCGCTGCGGATCGGCCTCGTGCAAGAGGTCGTCCCCCCGGGCGAACAGCTGGCGGCGGCCACCCGTACGGCCAAGACCATCGCCATGCGCGCGCCGCTGGGGGTGCAGGCCACGCTCGAGTCTTCGCGCGTGATGCTGCACCAAGGGCCGGACGCGGCGGCCGAGCTGCTCCTGTCCCAGGCCCGCAAGCTGATGGCCACCGAGGACGCGGCGGAAGGCCTGCGCTCGTTCGTGGAGCGGCGCGAGGGCATCTTCAAGGGCAAGTGA